Below is a window of Blastopirellula marina DNA.
ACAATGGTCTGCTTTCGCTGCATCGCGGATCGGAAACGTTTTCTGATTTAGGCGGACTCGAAGCGCTGAAGCATTTTTGCACGCGAACGTTGCGTCCGCGATCAATCCCCTCGACATCGGTCAAAGCCAAAGGCGTCCTGCTGCTGGGTGTGCCTGGCACGGGAAAGTCGGCACTAGCCAAGGCACTCGGGAATGAGATTGGCCGACCTACCTTAACGCTCGATGTCGGTGCCCTGATGGGCGGTATCGTCGGGCAAACGGAAGAGCGGACGCGGCGAGCGCTAGCAATTGTTGATGCGATGGCACCGGCTGTTCTTTACGTGGATGAACTGGAAAAGGCGTTGGGAGGATCGACCGGATCTGGCCAAACCGACAGTGGCGTATCTGCTCGGATGCTGGGGACATTATTGACTTGGCTCGCCGATCACGAGTCGGACGTGTTTGTGATCGCGACGAGTAATGATGTCTCCAAACTGCCCCCCGAGCTCACACGAGCAGAACGGTTTGACGCGATCTTCTTTCTCGATTTACCGAGTCGCTCCCAACGGGATGCCATCTGGCGAATGCATTTAAGAGCGTTCGGTCTCGATTTGGATCAAACGATCCCTCCGGATACCTCATGGACCGGAGCGGAGATTCGTGCCTGCTGTCGATTGGCCGCACTTCTAGACGTGTCGCTGGTCGAGGCGGCTCAACATGTGGTGCCTGTCGCAGCAACTTCTGAGGAAGCGGTTCAGCGGCTGCGCAATTGGGCCACCAACCGATGCCTTTCGGCTGAGTCAGGCGGCGTCTATTCCGTGGATCGATCTGCGTCTTCCAAGTCGCGTCGACGCGTGACTCAAACGCCGGAAACCAACTAATCCAAACACATTCCTCTTTCCAAGGAGAATTGTATGACGGCGACGATATTGGAACAGTCGAGTCAAGAGACGATTACATCCGCCTCTCTGCGAATGCGGTCCACGATGTGTGCGACTCGCGTCAACTTCGTTTGGTTCGGCACACAGAAGACACTCACCCGTGCTCAAAAAGACCAAGCGGCTGAGTCATTCGACGCCCAAGGAGAATTCTTGCGGGCCGAGAAGAAGCTACTTGATACGAAGAACCCTCGTTTTAAGGCGGTCAATTCCGTTCGCAATGCGATCCGGTCGGTCTGGTCGTCGATGAGTTTGCCATTTCCCGAGCCGGCGACCAGGTTGATTCGGCGTGACATGGTCCCCACCTTTCAAAACTGGATGGAAGAACAGCGGGAACGATTGCAGGAGACCGTTCAAGCCTTGGATGAAGACTACGCTGCGTTAAAAGATGCGGCCAGACAGCGCCTGGGTCGACTCTACAACGAAGCTGATTATCCGCATGCCCTGCGCGGCCTATTCGAGGTCAGCTGGGATTTTCCGAATGTTGAGGTGCCGCCATACCTCCGGCTCGTTGATCCGCAACTTTACGAGACCGAATGTGAAAGGGTTCAGGCTCGCTTCGACGAAGCAGTCGAAATGGCCGAGTCTGCGTTTATTGAAGAGCTTTCCGAGTTGGTCTCCCATTTAACAGACCGGCTCTCGGGAAGCCAAGACGGGCGTACGCGGATTTTTCGCGACTCCGCCATCGGTAACTTGAATGAGTTCTTCGAGCGATTTCGCTCCCTGAATATTCGCTCCAACGATCAGCTTGACGAGCTCGTGTCGGACTGTCAGCGGATCGTTCAAGGTGTTCAGCCACAAGCCCTGCGCGACAATGCGAATCTGCGCCAAAGTGTGAGCCGGGAATTGTCGAGCGTCCAGTCGGTACTCGATGAATTGTTAGTCGATCGCCCGCGACGGCGAATCATTCGGACTCTCAAGTGAGGTGAGTTATGCAACTCATGATTTCACCAAGCGGTGAGATTCGTTGTCTTTATGGCGAGACGATTGACCTACATTCGCTTGGAAAGCTGTCGATCTCGCGTGGCTCGTTTGTGGA
It encodes the following:
- a CDS encoding AAA family ATPase, whose amino-acid sequence is MRLANEIDELIRAGFSNVWIRSDEPDDALTDLAQLCQTQNWRLASWNIDTGMRGLESDESVAATDPLSAIRSLASVPSDGQPTLLIMANLHRFLGSAEIVQALLSQVAHNKVHQRHLIVIAPIVQLPIELERVFTVVQHELPSREQLAEIAGGIAANEEEFPTGMERERILDAASGLSRYEAENAFALSLVRHGRIEPSAIWELKSQTLLNNGLLSLHRGSETFSDLGGLEALKHFCTRTLRPRSIPSTSVKAKGVLLLGVPGTGKSALAKALGNEIGRPTLTLDVGALMGGIVGQTEERTRRALAIVDAMAPAVLYVDELEKALGGSTGSGQTDSGVSARMLGTLLTWLADHESDVFVIATSNDVSKLPPELTRAERFDAIFFLDLPSRSQRDAIWRMHLRAFGLDLDQTIPPDTSWTGAEIRACCRLAALLDVSLVEAAQHVVPVAATSEEAVQRLRNWATNRCLSAESGGVYSVDRSASSKSRRRVTQTPETN